In Clostridium thermosuccinogenes, the genomic stretch TGGCATCTCCCATGGAGATATTCATCACGGCAATGTTCATTTTGGAAATGACGGAAGCATAACACTCTTTGATTTTGACTGCTTTGGATATGGATGGAGGGCGTATGACATTGCCGTTTACTTATGGCATCAGCAACTAAACCGGCCTGCTTCTGATAAAGACGACCCAAAACAAAAGCAATGGGAGGATTTTTTGAACGGCTATAGCTCTATGAGGCAGATAAATCCTAATGAGTTAAAGGCGATTAATGCATTTGTTGCAATCAGGGATATTTGGTTGATGGGAATGCATTTCTGGAGCCTTGAGCGGAATAGAGGGTGTGATTGGCTCAGCGACGGATATTTTGACTTCCATATGGATTTTATAAAGAAATGGGTTCAAGACCACATATTATTATAAAGCCTGGAAATTGTGATGCTGGTTTTCATGAAAGGTAACTGTACCTGAGCCTTATTTCAGGTATTAAACCCTATTTAAACTATATAAAATCGGTTTGAATTCAGCTAATTGAAATGGATGATTGTTGTTCCGAAAGGATTCAAAGCACATGACAATCAACACATCCATTATTAGCTGAATTCATTCCTAAACTGTAATAGTCGAATATATTTCAATGAAATGATTAATGCAAAACCCAAAAGCAAGGACACTATCGAATCTTATGGAAAGTCCCGCTTGTAATCTTAAATATAGTATAAAGATATGGGATAGATTGTTTAATTCATTTTCTATCCCTATATTTTTGTGCCATAATTTGTTAAAATATATAAACAAAGCAAGTGATATGATATGTTTAAACCAAGAAAGAATTGAGATGAAAATGGGAATGCCCAAGAAGCGTTATTAGAAAATAACAAAAGGAGGTAAGGATGAAAAATAATTTTAAGGCATTATTATTACATTTGATTATTGTAATCTTATCATTTATTTTCTTAATTATCTTTGTTGCGACAGGACCTGTAATTGCTAAGTATGCTAGTAATATCATAAGTAGAATAATTATTGGGGTGCCATTTCTATTAGTTTATATTTTTTCTGGCACATTATTAGACAGAAACATCAGCAAAAAATTTGATTTTCTTGCAGGTTCCTTTATTGGGGTTATTGGTATTGCTTTATGGTTTTTTGCATTTTTGAAAACTAAAGTGAATTTATTTGAGATAATACCAGAGGAGCTAATTGATCACTGGGTATTGGTGAATATTTATTATACGCCATTTCTTTTATCAAAACTTTCTTTTGGATTACCTAATATTCCAGTATTGTCACTAATTATAAACTTGCTTCCAACACTACTTATGGGGCTTGGGTTAAAATATAAAAGGTTGAAATATAAAATTGATTAATTATAATTACGCATTGTTTATATTATGTGCAATAAAAGCAATAATCAAAATACAATAAAGTAATAAGATGTTATATATTATACATTATTATACTTAGATAATATGTCCCTTTTTCATCGAATAAAAATGCAATTGTAGAAACCTGTTTTAGCACAATACATCGGACTGCATATATGTAATGTGACAAAAGCAGTTCATATTATAACTGACACGGTGGACAGGACCTTAAACATGAAAAGCGATGGTCAGAAATTTTCAATTTTGTATGATAAGGCTATGAAATATGACAAACTTACAGGCAATGAGACTGTTTGACCCTTGTGATAAACTTTATGTAATCAACTGGGAAAGGCTGATGAAAATTGATAGATTTATCCTCTTTGGATATTATATCTTCATACTTGACCAATAAAAACAGCAAAGGTATTGCGGATTACCATCCGCAGCACCTTTGCCGTTGTATATTGTTATAGCCAAAGCTGATTTGACGGCTAATGGCAAATTTATTGAAAATAAAGTTCAATGCTAAGTTAATTTACTAGCACGACCCTTTTTGTCCACAAAGCGCAACCAATAATGAAAATGTCATTCTTATTTTCGTGTTAACGCACCATCTCATTTATCCTTTACTTCTATAGTAACTTTGGGTTTTCCAGCTTTAGCCGCAGTAGTCGTAGTAAATGTCGGAAGAACCACGTTGATATTTAATACTGGTATAAATA encodes the following:
- a CDS encoding phosphotransferase is translated as MQEINAPEGIRYAVLFTEAKGEKNDNPNEKQNHSLGCMVVRIHDLTDKITLSHNRFEIDLKHLIDDPLEIVKPYMSHRLKDFNYLEDTGHQLKLFVNETLSKSKLEYGISHGDIHHGNVHFGNDGSITLFDFDCFGYGWRAYDIAVYLWHQQLNRPASDKDDPKQKQWEDFLNGYSSMRQINPNELKAINAFVAIRDIWLMGMHFWSLERNRGCDWLSDGYFDFHMDFIKKWVQDHILL